AGATTGAATATCTGACTGAGTATGACGGGGCTATTCCCGAGTATATTCAGACCGATCCAACAAAGCTAAAACAGATTCTGGTCAACCTTATTGGTAACGCCATCAAGTTTACCGACGAAGGTTCGGTACGCGTCATTTCGCGTTACCTGACTGAAGGCCCTTCTCCCTGCCTGGAAATCAAAATTGTAGATACGGGCGTCGGGATTACGGACGACCAGTTGAAAAAACTGTTCCAACCCTTCACGCAGGCTGATGCGTCCATGACACGCCGATTCGGCGGGACGGGTTTAGGTCTGACGATATGCAAAAAGCTGATTGAAATGTTAGGCGGCTCGATTTCTGTAAACAGTATTTCATCTGTAGGAAGTACTTTTGTTCTCAAGGTTCCTGTCGGGAATCCGGAAAAATTAAATTTGCTTCAATATGATTCTGGCAGGCAGGGGCAGAAAGAGGACGCGGATGACTTACCGGCGGATCTTACAGGTAATCTGAAAGACCATTTTGGTTTCTCACCACGAATTCTGGTGGCAGAAGATTCCGTCGATAATCAGAATTTGATTTCCTTCATTCTGCAGAAGTGGCAGTGTGAATTGAAAATGGTTGAGAATGGAAAGCTGGCTGTCGAAGCAGCACTGGCAGCCGAAGAGCAGGGCACACCCTTTGATATTATCCTGATGGATATTCAGATGCCCGTGATGGATGGTTATACCGCGACCAGAGAATTAAGAGGAGCCGGCTACACCAGGCCGATCATCGCGATTACCGCACATGCCATGACCTCAGAGCTGCAAGGCTGTCTGGCTGTTGGCTGTGACTCCTATACCAGCAAGCCGATCAATCGCAAGCAGTTGCTTGGTCTGATCTGTCAGTACACAAATCGAAAGCATGCTCACACCGTCTAGTGATGTGAGCATGCGACATACTTCAGTTGATCCGGACAAATGATTAATATTCGCCAATGACCTCTCGGCCGGAAATCGTTCCCAGCGCTGTATAAACGCCGAAATCGATACTGGCGCCGATCAAACGAACCGAACCATCACCCAGTAGAAATTGCGCGAGACCCACATGCGGGGCAGAAACATCGCGGTCATCACTGGTACTCGCGTTCGGAACATGGCCTGTCTGGAATAAAACCATATGGCCGTGGTCGTCTGTGGCATCAGTGATTTCCCGGACGGCACCCGCCCAGGTCGTTTCGTATTCAAAATGGTTCCCGTGTACGGCGCCATTTCTGAATTCGCCATTCTGACGCTCTCCCACACACAGCGTATTGGAAAGCCCATCAGTGACATCACGCGAACGTGTGGAACTATTGCGGCTGAACATTCCCGTACGTTGTTCCTGGTTCGCGTCCAGATCCGGCGGACCGAAATTGCCCACGTAGCAACCCATCGCATATCGCTCTGCCGAACTTCCCATCTCAACAAACCCGTTTTCAGAAACCGGGTCAGACGGGCATAACAGACCGGGGATGTGTCGCTCGCGTGGTACCAGATTCACCGCACTGAAAATTGGTTCTGACAGATCAAACTGGTTATACAGATTGGCTTGATCCAGCATCGGCAGCAGCATTGTCACCCAGCCAAAGCCGGACTGGTTGCCTCCCGTCCCCGGCTTATAAACATATCCCGGTGGAAAGCAGCCATGGGTATCGTGGTAATTATGTAACCCGATCCCCAACTGTTTCAGATTATTTTTACATGAGAGTCTTCTGGCTGCTTCTCGCGCCTGCTGAACAGCGGGCAAGAGTAAGGCAATCAGGATCGCGATGATCGCAATGACCACCAGTAGCTCGATCAAGGTGAACCCTCTTCGAAGTATTTGTTTTTCTTTCATGGAATGAAAATGATCTTTCTATTTGTAAACGACGATCGTTCCGCGCAAGTTCTGCGCAGACGGGAATCGTTTTCTGTTAAGAATCATTCTGTAGAGTTGCGCGCAGCATTACCCTAGTGGTATCAACAGAGATATCCGCAAGGGGGGAATGCGCGCAGATTTCGCTTGAAGCCGCTAACAGGCTTCGCTACAGAAATCAGGTGAAGCAAACAGAAAGAACAATTTCCGGCGGTGGTACGGGGGGCGCTTCAGAATACGATTGATAACAGGTGGCGGCAAGGAGATTCAGACTGATATGCCCCTGTTGAACAGGCAGTCTGTTTTTGTCAGGGGGAAGCACTGATTGCCAGGCAGAATACCATTCCGAAATGATCTGCGACCAGTGAAGTGAGCCAAGCAGCGGCTCCTGAGTTTTTATCGACTGTCGTCGTTCCGGTTCAGTTAAATCAGCCGACGAGTTTTCAGTTGAGGTTGCACCGTTCTGTTCTGCCACGGAGTCCGGCTGGGGTGAGCTGGTGTGCAATGTGAATTCCCACCAGAGCAGAGTGACGTGAATATGAGTCTGAGGCGGAATCGATTTCGAATGTGCATCGTGGCTGTGATGATGGTGGTCATGTCCATGATGATGCGAGTGACCGTGTGAGTGACTATGCCCGTGCGTGTGACTGTGCGGAGTATCGCCATTGGAGTGCGTATGTTCCACCTGTACCTGCAGAGATTGAAGTAGAATCCCCAACAGGCCTGCAATTCCCAGAACCCAGGATAATTTACGAAACGGCATCCTCATCACAATTCGACCATAATTCTGATCGACCCCAAAAGCAATCCTGGTTGGATAATCCAGATAGGAGCTTTATGGAATATTCATCAAGCATGCTGTGCAGGTAAGTAGAACCACTGATACACAGTCTGATGAGCCCTGCAGTTGCTGATGTAAATCCGGACACAGTCTAGTTGTCCGCGATGGTCGCTGGAAACAGGTTCTCTTTGAGCTCTGCGAGTGAATCGGCATACAGGTCAGCTGCCTGCCGATCCGGTGCACTCACCGAGTGTCCGGTTCCGACCAGAGCAGCAGTACCGATGCCGGCAGCTCGACCAGCGGCGATGTCAGACCCTTTATCGCCTGCGAAAATTGAGGCTGAGAGATCCAGGTCATATTTCCGAGCTGCATCCAGCAGCATACCGGGTCCCGGTTTGCGGCATTCGCACTGGCGGCAATACTGTTCTCCCCCATACTGTGGGTGGTGGGGGCAGTAAAGCACATCCGTCAGCGGCA
This window of the Gimesia fumaroli genome carries:
- a CDS encoding DUF1559 domain-containing protein — protein: MKEKQILRRGFTLIELLVVIAIIAILIALLLPAVQQAREAARRLSCKNNLKQLGIGLHNYHDTHGCFPPGYVYKPGTGGNQSGFGWVTMLLPMLDQANLYNQFDLSEPIFSAVNLVPRERHIPGLLCPSDPVSENGFVEMGSSAERYAMGCYVGNFGPPDLDANQEQRTGMFSRNSSTRSRDVTDGLSNTLCVGERQNGEFRNGAVHGNHFEYETTWAGAVREITDATDDHGHMVLFQTGHVPNASTSDDRDVSAPHVGLAQFLLGDGSVRLIGASIDFGVYTALGTISGREVIGEY
- the gmhB gene encoding D-glycero-beta-D-manno-heptose 1,7-bisphosphate 7-phosphatase, giving the protein MQEKPVPNKSLFLDRDGVINKEKHYLYRIEDFEFVDGIFALCRAAVKNGFCLIVVTNQAGIARGYYTEAQFLELTEWMKQEFARRDLPLTDVLYCPHHPQYGGEQYCRQCECRKPGPGMLLDAARKYDLDLSASIFAGDKGSDIAAGRAAGIGTAALVGTGHSVSAPDRQAADLYADSLAELKENLFPATIADN